One window of the Nicotiana tabacum cultivar K326 chromosome 4, ASM71507v2, whole genome shotgun sequence genome contains the following:
- the LOC107776697 gene encoding ATP-dependent DNA helicase SRS2-like protein At4g25120 isoform X2, whose protein sequence is MREEVNNKENVVTSGGELTAEQKARISSKFRAAKALLARKRPLNDSSTTSLQPLNKVGKSQRTESLHRIDGDERFPLTEIRMTTPSPIPEMDSNKKLSGCTSVKGSLVSELDKNVNGRTKGGTPFQSIETFTFSSDRSGSVKARLSENVDSVQVETMVGLDMYKTPVRQPGYCGLSESSLSSTVLDDDFDEHILDEIDALCEQKSKGKPEMKRFNNEPIENQHINNLDEEDNFNVSSDSSGHECHPECEAEIPKSSEPDNLNLVSADEILKLECALNSTGNQECEIEEPKSSKAADTESKLEATDIRNMPEDYIKYVESLNDRQQEAACSDISIPLIIVAGPGSGKTSTMVGRVLMLLHKGIGPSNILAMTFTTAAASEMRERIGRVAGKTAAKELTISTFHSFSLQLCRTHAEKLGRTPEFLIYGHGQQRRAVIEAVRLLDDKKKEPRDELHQLNDMNSPQHFKEKSKKWLKFVTQAKAAGRTTEDYYKIGSETGAAVLQNYNDILKSCNALDYHDLISCSVKLLTDFPEVFEECQELWKAIVIDEFQDTSAMQYGLLRTLASHKRITIVGDEDQSIFGFSGADASGFDSFRKDFPLHKEVRLSKNYRSTRCIVEAASCLIQNNSKRCQSKRVLTDNPVGSKITIKECCNEDAQCSFIVDKILEITSNSTTDKSSFGDIAVLFRRQVSGKIFQAAFRNRKIQFNVHGVAFYRKKVVRAIISMLRTTLPGSDDGSFRRVFKALLPSEKEEKKKVIEHIDKVSTVRKSSFISAARDIFSAKVSGTFKRSQLTQGRKVLLMIDMISKLVIREESISAVITSVANMIPQKYLLEQRAVHDNDGGKLLNEDHDVRSVLQYLLDDVSDFLKTHNNPIKGESGCKTEGQGCANILKAFIDHISERENENFRTRRHDNKDSVTLTTIHQSKGLEWDTVFIVKANESEIPLLHEFNGITNERSNSIEEERRLLYVAMTRARKKLFILYVIMDSNWQVLQPSRFLREIPRDLQEIQS, encoded by the exons ATGAGGGAAGAAGTAAACAACAAGGAGAACGTGGTGACTAGTGGAGGCGAATTAACGGCTGAACAGAAAGCtcgaatttcttcaaagttcagAGCTGCTAAGGCACTTCTTGCTCGCAAAAGGCCACTAAATGATTCCTCCACCACTTCCCTTCAACCCCTCAATAA AGTTGGGAAGTCTCAGAGAACTGAATCCTTGCATCGGATTGATGGTGATGAAAGGTTTCCTCTTACTGAGATTCGGATGACCACTCCATCACCCATCCCCGAGATGGATTCTAACAAAAAGCTTAGTGGTTGTACCAGTGTAAAGGGCTCACTAGTCAGTGAACTTGATAAAAACGTCAATGGAAGAACCAAGGGTGGGACACCATTTCAGTCAATTGAAACTTTCACGTTTTCTAGTGACAGAAGTGGATCAGTCAAAGCTAGACTAAGTGAAAATGTAGATAGTGTTCAAGTGGAGACCATGGTTGGGTTAGATATGTATAAAACTCCAGTGAGGCAACCTGGATATTGTGGGTTGAGTGAATCATCTTTGTCATCTACCGTTCTAGATGATGATTTTGATGAACACATTTTGGACGAAATAGATGCTTTATGTGAGCAAAAGTCAAAAGGAAAGCCTGAAATGAAGAGGTTTAACAATGAGCCAATTGAAAACCAACACATAAACAACTTGGATGAGGAGGATAACTTCAATGTTTCTAGTGACAGTTCAGGTCATGAATGCCATCCAGAATGTGAAGCAGAGATACCAAAGAGCAGCGAACCTGATAATTTAAATCTCGTCAGCGCAGATGAAATACTTAAACTTGAGTGCGCTCTGAATTCAACTGGTAATCAAGAATGTGAAATAGAGGAGCCAAAAAGTTCCAAGGCTGCAGATACTGAGAGCAAGCTAGAGGCAACAGATATCAGGAACATGCCTGAGGATTATATAAAGTATGTAGAGTCCCTAAATGACAGACAGCAGGAAGCAGCTTGTAGCGACATTTCAATTCCTCTAATCATTGTCGCTGGACCAGGAAGTGGCAAG ACATCTACGATGGTTGGGCGAGTCCTGATGCTACTGCACAAG GGTATTGGTCCGTCAAACATTCTTGCTATGACTTTTACAACAGCGGCAGCTTCTGAAATGAGGGAGAGAATTGGAAGAGTTGCAGGGAAGACAGCAGCAAAAGAGCTCACAATCAGCACGTTTCACTCGTTTTCTTTGCAGCTCTGCCGCACACATGCTGAGAA GTTAGGCCGAACACCTGAGTTTCTCATATATGGACATGGGCAGCAGAGAAGAGCTGTCATTGAAGCAGTTCGCTTACTGGATGATAAGAAAAAGGAACCTCGTGACGAGCTTCACCAGCTTAATGACATGAATTCTCCTCAGCATTTTAAGGAGAAATCAAAGAAATGGTTAAAATTTGTAACTCAA GCTAAGGCTGCAGGACGGACGACTGAAGACTACTACAAAATTGGCAGTGAAACTGGA GCTGCAGTTCTTCAAAACTACAACGATATATTAAAATCATGCAATGCTTTGGATTACCATGACTTGATCAGTTGTTCTGTCAAGCTCTTGACTGATTTTCCAGAAG TTTTTGAAGAGTGCCAGGAATTATGGAAAGCAATAGTGATTGATGAGTTTCAAGACACAAGCGCCATGCAATATGGACTTTTGCGTACCCTTGCATCGCATAAACGCATAACTATTGTCGGTGACGAAGATCAG TCCATTTTTGGTTTTAGTGGTGCTGATGCCTCTGGATTTGATTCATTTCGGAAAGATTTTCCTTTGCACAAAGAG GTCAGACTAAGTAAAAATTACCGGTCCACACGTTGCATTGTTGAAGCTGCATCATGTCTCATACAAAATAATTCGAAAAGGTGCCAATCAAAGCGTGTTCTTACCGATAATCCTGTTGGGTCTAAG ATAACTATCAAAGAATGCTGCAATGAGGATGCACAATGTTCGTTTATTGTTGATAAAATATTAGAAATTACTTCTAATAGCACAACTGACAAGTCCTCTTTCGGCGACATAGCAGTTCTATTCCGGAGGCAG GTGTCAGGAAAAATCTTTCAGGCGGCATTTCGTAATAGAAAAATCCAATTCAATGTTCATGGTGTGGCCTTCTATAGGAAAAAG GTGGTCAGGGCCATCATTTCTATGCTTAGAACAACTTTGCCTGGTTCTGATGATGGTTCATTTCGAAGAGTATTCAAGGCCCTACTGCCTtcagaaaaagaggaaaaaaagaag GTAATTGAACACATTGATAAAGTTTCTACCGTAAGGAAAAGTAGTTTCATTTCAGCAGCACGAGACATATTTAGTGCTAAAGTATCTGGGACATTCAAGAG GAGTCAACTCACCCAAGGACggaaggtgttgctcatgataGACATGATCTCAAAACTCGTCATCAGG GAAGAGTCAATTTCAGCTGTCATTACTTCAGTGGCTAACATGATACCCCAG AAGTACCTTCTTGAACAACGGGCAGTTCATGATAATGATGGAGGGAAGTTGCTTAATGAAGATCACGATGTTAGATCT GTTCTTCAATATCTATTGGATGATGTGTCTGATTTTCTAAAAACTCATAACAACCCCATAAAAGGAGAAAGTGGGTGCAAAACAGAAGGACAAGGTTGCGCCAACATACTAAAAGCTTTTATCGATCATATATCTGAACGGGAGAATGAAAATTTTCGTACAAGGAGACATGATAACAAAGACTCTGTTACACTCACGACAATTCATCAG TCAAAAGGCTTAGAGTGGGATACAGTTTTCATAGTGAAG GCAAATGAATCAGAGATTCCCTTGTTACACGAATTTAATGGCATCACAAATGAAAGAAGTAACTCAATTGAG GAGGAGAGACGCTTACTATATGTGGCAATGACTCGTGCACGGAAAAAGCTTTTCATTTTGTATGTAATTATGGATTCAAATTGGCAG GTTCTTCAACCTTCACGTTTTCTGAGAGAAATTCCTCGTGATCTTCAAGAGATACAG AGCTGA
- the LOC107776697 gene encoding ATP-dependent DNA helicase SRS2-like protein At4g25120 isoform X1 produces MREEVNNKENVVTSGGELTAEQKARISSKFRAAKALLARKRPLNDSSTTSLQPLNKVGKSQRTESLHRIDGDERFPLTEIRMTTPSPIPEMDSNKKLSGCTSVKGSLVSELDKNVNGRTKGGTPFQSIETFTFSSDRSGSVKARLSENVDSVQVETMVGLDMYKTPVRQPGYCGLSESSLSSTVLDDDFDEHILDEIDALCEQKSKGKPEMKRFNNEPIENQHINNLDEEDNFNVSSDSSGHECHPECEAEIPKSSEPDNLNLVSADEILKLECALNSTGNQECEIEEPKSSKAADTESKLEATDIRNMPEDYIKYVESLNDRQQEAACSDISIPLIIVAGPGSGKTSTMVGRVLMLLHKGIGPSNILAMTFTTAAASEMRERIGRVAGKTAAKELTISTFHSFSLQLCRTHAEKLGRTPEFLIYGHGQQRRAVIEAVRLLDDKKKEPRDELHQLNDMNSPQHFKEKSKKWLKFVTQAKAAGRTTEDYYKIGSETGAAVLQNYNDILKSCNALDYHDLISCSVKLLTDFPEVFEECQELWKAIVIDEFQDTSAMQYGLLRTLASHKRITIVGDEDQSIFGFSGADASGFDSFRKDFPLHKEVRLSKNYRSTRCIVEAASCLIQNNSKRCQSKRVLTDNPVGSKITIKECCNEDAQCSFIVDKILEITSNSTTDKSSFGDIAVLFRRQVSGKIFQAAFRNRKIQFNVHGVAFYRKKVVRAIISMLRTTLPGSDDGSFRRVFKALLPSEKEEKKKVIEHIDKVSTVRKSSFISAARDIFSAKVSGTFKRSQLTQGRKVLLMIDMISKLVIREESISAVITSVANMIPQKYLLEQRAVHDNDGGKLLNEDHDVRSVLQYLLDDVSDFLKTHNNPIKGESGCKTEGQGCANILKAFIDHISERENENFRTRRHDNKDSVTLTTIHQSKGLEWDTVFIVKANESEIPLLHEFNGITNERSNSIEEERRLLYVAMTRARKKLFILYVIMDSNWQVLQPSRFLREIPRDLQEIQEELNNHLKLQEETPQSGSAEKVEFIDHKITLDDPLIDPVDGMSKESIDTMELYNSKSFLKRFNAEDRAVVSHLFHQWAKKPAFQEPQRLLKKVGFVIDERLRVEKSTHKDVLRALKSSLTCEEALHYAESVLNWEKIPAEKRAYLMREKQEYFQKLRIESAMGSSEPTPKQIAYLQSLGCTMVPTSRLHASRLIEEYKSL; encoded by the exons ATGAGGGAAGAAGTAAACAACAAGGAGAACGTGGTGACTAGTGGAGGCGAATTAACGGCTGAACAGAAAGCtcgaatttcttcaaagttcagAGCTGCTAAGGCACTTCTTGCTCGCAAAAGGCCACTAAATGATTCCTCCACCACTTCCCTTCAACCCCTCAATAA AGTTGGGAAGTCTCAGAGAACTGAATCCTTGCATCGGATTGATGGTGATGAAAGGTTTCCTCTTACTGAGATTCGGATGACCACTCCATCACCCATCCCCGAGATGGATTCTAACAAAAAGCTTAGTGGTTGTACCAGTGTAAAGGGCTCACTAGTCAGTGAACTTGATAAAAACGTCAATGGAAGAACCAAGGGTGGGACACCATTTCAGTCAATTGAAACTTTCACGTTTTCTAGTGACAGAAGTGGATCAGTCAAAGCTAGACTAAGTGAAAATGTAGATAGTGTTCAAGTGGAGACCATGGTTGGGTTAGATATGTATAAAACTCCAGTGAGGCAACCTGGATATTGTGGGTTGAGTGAATCATCTTTGTCATCTACCGTTCTAGATGATGATTTTGATGAACACATTTTGGACGAAATAGATGCTTTATGTGAGCAAAAGTCAAAAGGAAAGCCTGAAATGAAGAGGTTTAACAATGAGCCAATTGAAAACCAACACATAAACAACTTGGATGAGGAGGATAACTTCAATGTTTCTAGTGACAGTTCAGGTCATGAATGCCATCCAGAATGTGAAGCAGAGATACCAAAGAGCAGCGAACCTGATAATTTAAATCTCGTCAGCGCAGATGAAATACTTAAACTTGAGTGCGCTCTGAATTCAACTGGTAATCAAGAATGTGAAATAGAGGAGCCAAAAAGTTCCAAGGCTGCAGATACTGAGAGCAAGCTAGAGGCAACAGATATCAGGAACATGCCTGAGGATTATATAAAGTATGTAGAGTCCCTAAATGACAGACAGCAGGAAGCAGCTTGTAGCGACATTTCAATTCCTCTAATCATTGTCGCTGGACCAGGAAGTGGCAAG ACATCTACGATGGTTGGGCGAGTCCTGATGCTACTGCACAAG GGTATTGGTCCGTCAAACATTCTTGCTATGACTTTTACAACAGCGGCAGCTTCTGAAATGAGGGAGAGAATTGGAAGAGTTGCAGGGAAGACAGCAGCAAAAGAGCTCACAATCAGCACGTTTCACTCGTTTTCTTTGCAGCTCTGCCGCACACATGCTGAGAA GTTAGGCCGAACACCTGAGTTTCTCATATATGGACATGGGCAGCAGAGAAGAGCTGTCATTGAAGCAGTTCGCTTACTGGATGATAAGAAAAAGGAACCTCGTGACGAGCTTCACCAGCTTAATGACATGAATTCTCCTCAGCATTTTAAGGAGAAATCAAAGAAATGGTTAAAATTTGTAACTCAA GCTAAGGCTGCAGGACGGACGACTGAAGACTACTACAAAATTGGCAGTGAAACTGGA GCTGCAGTTCTTCAAAACTACAACGATATATTAAAATCATGCAATGCTTTGGATTACCATGACTTGATCAGTTGTTCTGTCAAGCTCTTGACTGATTTTCCAGAAG TTTTTGAAGAGTGCCAGGAATTATGGAAAGCAATAGTGATTGATGAGTTTCAAGACACAAGCGCCATGCAATATGGACTTTTGCGTACCCTTGCATCGCATAAACGCATAACTATTGTCGGTGACGAAGATCAG TCCATTTTTGGTTTTAGTGGTGCTGATGCCTCTGGATTTGATTCATTTCGGAAAGATTTTCCTTTGCACAAAGAG GTCAGACTAAGTAAAAATTACCGGTCCACACGTTGCATTGTTGAAGCTGCATCATGTCTCATACAAAATAATTCGAAAAGGTGCCAATCAAAGCGTGTTCTTACCGATAATCCTGTTGGGTCTAAG ATAACTATCAAAGAATGCTGCAATGAGGATGCACAATGTTCGTTTATTGTTGATAAAATATTAGAAATTACTTCTAATAGCACAACTGACAAGTCCTCTTTCGGCGACATAGCAGTTCTATTCCGGAGGCAG GTGTCAGGAAAAATCTTTCAGGCGGCATTTCGTAATAGAAAAATCCAATTCAATGTTCATGGTGTGGCCTTCTATAGGAAAAAG GTGGTCAGGGCCATCATTTCTATGCTTAGAACAACTTTGCCTGGTTCTGATGATGGTTCATTTCGAAGAGTATTCAAGGCCCTACTGCCTtcagaaaaagaggaaaaaaagaag GTAATTGAACACATTGATAAAGTTTCTACCGTAAGGAAAAGTAGTTTCATTTCAGCAGCACGAGACATATTTAGTGCTAAAGTATCTGGGACATTCAAGAG GAGTCAACTCACCCAAGGACggaaggtgttgctcatgataGACATGATCTCAAAACTCGTCATCAGG GAAGAGTCAATTTCAGCTGTCATTACTTCAGTGGCTAACATGATACCCCAG AAGTACCTTCTTGAACAACGGGCAGTTCATGATAATGATGGAGGGAAGTTGCTTAATGAAGATCACGATGTTAGATCT GTTCTTCAATATCTATTGGATGATGTGTCTGATTTTCTAAAAACTCATAACAACCCCATAAAAGGAGAAAGTGGGTGCAAAACAGAAGGACAAGGTTGCGCCAACATACTAAAAGCTTTTATCGATCATATATCTGAACGGGAGAATGAAAATTTTCGTACAAGGAGACATGATAACAAAGACTCTGTTACACTCACGACAATTCATCAG TCAAAAGGCTTAGAGTGGGATACAGTTTTCATAGTGAAG GCAAATGAATCAGAGATTCCCTTGTTACACGAATTTAATGGCATCACAAATGAAAGAAGTAACTCAATTGAG GAGGAGAGACGCTTACTATATGTGGCAATGACTCGTGCACGGAAAAAGCTTTTCATTTTGTATGTAATTATGGATTCAAATTGGCAG GTTCTTCAACCTTCACGTTTTCTGAGAGAAATTCCTCGTGATCTTCAAGAGATACAG GAAGAGCTGAACAATCACCTAAAGCTCCAGGAGGAAACTCCTCAGAGTGGTTCAGCTGAAAAGGTGGAATTCATTGATCATAAAATAACGCTAGATGATCCTCTCATTGATCCGGTTGACGGAATGTCCAAAGAGTCAATTGACACTATGGAGCTGTACAATTCCAAAAGCTTCCTGAAAAG ATTTAATGCGGAAGACCGAGCAGTTGTATCTCATTTGTTCCATCAATGGGCCAAAAAGCCTGCATTTCAGGAACCACAGAGGTTGCTTAAGAAG GTAGGTTTTGTCATTGATGAGCGCCTTAGAGTCGAGAAGAGCACTCACAAG GATGTTTTACGTGCCTTAAAGTCCTCATTAACTTGTGAGGAAGCTCTACATTATGCTGAATCT GTGTTGAACTGGGAGAAAATTCCTGCTGAGAAGCGTGCTTACTTGATGAGAGAGAAGCAG GAGTACTTTCAGAAACTACGGATTGAAAGTGCAATGGGTTCATCAGAACCAACTCCCAAACAG ATCGCATATCTTCAGAGTCTAGGATGCACTATGGTTCCTACATCCCGTCTCCATGCGTCCCGACTGATTGAGGAATATAAATCGCTGTAG